Proteins encoded in a region of the Cytobacillus pseudoceanisediminis genome:
- a CDS encoding aminotransferase A codes for MEHLINQRVKDIEISGIRKFFNMVAGTRDMISLTIGQPDFPTPLHVKEAAKQAIDENFTSYTHNAGDIRLREAAASFVKTKYNLTYNPELEVIVTSGASEAIDIAFRTILDEGSEVILPGPVYPGYEPIIKLCGSVPVHTDISRNKFRFTADLIAKHMSDKTRCIVLPYPSNPTGVSLSLEELEEIAALVKGKDIFILADEIYSELIYDQTHHSIASLLREQTIVINGLSKSHSMTGWRIGLLFAPENLAKHILKVHQYNVTCAASVSQMAALDALTTGINDALPMRNEYAKRRDYVYERLIQMNLDVVKPDGAFYFFIKIPDVSMNSFEFALSLVKQAGVAVVPGSAFSSYGEGYFRISFAYSMDTLKEGLDRIEKYLEGIL; via the coding sequence TTGGAACATTTAATTAACCAAAGAGTGAAGGACATTGAAATTTCCGGAATCAGAAAGTTTTTCAATATGGTTGCCGGCACCAGGGACATGATTTCTCTTACAATTGGACAGCCTGATTTCCCGACGCCATTACATGTTAAAGAAGCAGCTAAACAGGCAATCGACGAGAACTTTACCTCCTATACACACAATGCGGGCGATATTCGATTGCGGGAAGCTGCAGCTTCTTTTGTAAAAACAAAATATAACCTTACATATAACCCTGAACTAGAAGTCATTGTGACATCGGGGGCAAGTGAAGCTATCGATATTGCATTCCGTACAATTCTGGATGAAGGATCGGAAGTAATTCTGCCTGGTCCTGTTTATCCCGGTTATGAGCCAATCATAAAGCTTTGCGGTTCAGTTCCGGTACATACTGATATTTCCAGAAACAAGTTTAGATTTACTGCGGATTTAATTGCAAAACATATGAGTGATAAAACAAGGTGTATTGTTCTTCCATATCCTTCGAACCCGACAGGTGTCAGTCTGAGTTTGGAGGAGCTTGAGGAAATTGCTGCTCTTGTTAAAGGCAAAGATATCTTTATCCTTGCTGATGAAATTTACAGCGAACTGATCTATGATCAAACACACCACTCAATCGCCTCCCTTTTGCGGGAGCAAACTATAGTAATTAATGGACTTTCAAAATCCCATTCAATGACAGGCTGGCGCATTGGTCTTTTATTCGCACCGGAAAACCTGGCTAAACATATCTTGAAGGTGCATCAGTATAATGTGACATGTGCAGCTTCTGTCTCCCAAATGGCAGCTCTTGATGCGCTGACAACAGGAATCAACGACGCCCTGCCAATGAGGAATGAATATGCCAAACGCCGTGATTATGTATATGAACGATTAATACAAATGAACCTGGATGTAGTCAAACCGGATGGTGCATTTTATTTTTTCATAAAAATACCAGATGTATCAATGAACTCCTTTGAATTTGCCCTTTCTCTCGTTAAACAAGCAGGAGTTGCAGTAGTTCCAGGCAGTGCATTCTCCTCATATGGAGAAGGTTATTTCCGGATTTCCTTTGCATATTCCATGGATACATTAAAAGAAGGGCTTGACCGGATTGAAAAGTATCTGGAGGGTATATTGTAG
- a CDS encoding phosphocarrier protein HPr: MVQKQFKVIAETGIHARPATMLVQAASKFDSEIHLEYKEKKVNLKSIMGVMSLGVGQGADITIIAEGSDEQDALNSLEETLKKEGLAE; the protein is encoded by the coding sequence ATGGTTCAAAAACAATTTAAAGTAATTGCAGAAACAGGAATTCACGCTCGTCCAGCTACAATGCTTGTACAAGCTGCCAGCAAATTTGACTCAGAAATTCACCTTGAGTACAAGGAAAAGAAGGTAAACCTAAAATCAATCATGGGTGTTATGTCTTTAGGTGTTGGACAAGGTGCAGATATAACTATTATTGCTGAAGGCAGTGATGAACAGGATGCCCTTAACAGCCTTGAAGAAACACTGAAAAAAGAAGGTTTGGCTGAATAA
- the ptsP gene encoding phosphoenolpyruvate--protein phosphotransferase, with protein MSFLNGIAASSGIAIAKAYRLVEPDLSFDRKTVENAEQEVERFQSALAESKGELEVIRDNAHKELGADKAAIFDAHLLVLSDPELISPIEDKIKTDKVNAESALKETADMFITMFEQMDNEYMKERAADIRDVTKRVLSHLLGVQIANPSMIAEEVIIIAEDLTPSDTAQLNRQFVKGFTTDIGGRTSHSAIMARSMEIPAVVGTKESTKQIKNGDLVIVDGLKGLVHINPTPEAIAEYKEEHRKFEDQKAEWAKLVNEKSVTADGHHVELAANIGTPKDLKGVVENGGEGIGLYRTEFLYMGRDQLPTEEEQFESYKAVLEGMGGKPVVVRTLDIGGDKELPYLNLPKEMNPFLGFRAIRLCLEEQDMFRTQLRALLRASTYGNLKIMFPMIATLDEFRQGKAILEEEKQKLISEGSQVADNIEIGIMVEIPSTAVMAEQFAKEVDFFSVGTNDLIQYTMAADRMNERVSYLYQPYNPAILRLVKMVIDAAHKEGKWAGMCGEMAGDETAIPLLLGLGLDEFSMSATSILKARSQISHLNKKDMEALAEKALHMNTAEEVVQAVKEAAKL; from the coding sequence ATGAGCTTTTTAAATGGAATTGCGGCGTCAAGCGGTATCGCAATAGCGAAAGCATACCGTTTGGTTGAGCCGGATCTCTCTTTTGATAGAAAGACAGTAGAAAATGCGGAACAAGAAGTGGAACGCTTTCAGTCGGCATTAGCTGAATCTAAAGGTGAATTGGAAGTCATCCGCGATAATGCCCATAAAGAACTTGGGGCTGATAAAGCTGCTATTTTCGATGCTCATCTTCTTGTATTAAGTGATCCTGAATTAATTTCGCCAATTGAAGATAAAATCAAAACAGATAAAGTAAATGCTGAATCTGCTTTAAAAGAGACAGCAGATATGTTCATTACAATGTTCGAACAAATGGACAATGAATACATGAAAGAGCGTGCAGCGGATATCCGTGACGTAACAAAACGCGTACTTTCTCATTTGCTTGGAGTGCAAATTGCGAATCCCAGCATGATTGCAGAAGAAGTAATCATTATTGCTGAAGACCTGACCCCTTCCGATACTGCTCAGCTGAACCGCCAGTTCGTAAAAGGTTTTACAACTGACATTGGAGGCAGGACATCTCACTCTGCCATTATGGCCCGTTCCATGGAAATTCCAGCAGTAGTGGGGACAAAGGAATCCACAAAGCAAATTAAAAATGGTGACCTGGTTATCGTGGATGGATTAAAAGGTCTGGTACATATTAATCCGACCCCAGAGGCCATCGCCGAATACAAAGAAGAACACCGCAAATTCGAGGATCAAAAAGCTGAGTGGGCAAAGCTAGTAAACGAAAAATCAGTTACTGCTGATGGCCATCATGTTGAATTGGCTGCCAATATCGGCACTCCAAAAGATCTGAAGGGCGTAGTTGAAAATGGCGGAGAAGGAATTGGCCTTTACCGCACGGAATTTTTATATATGGGAAGAGACCAGCTTCCAACTGAAGAGGAGCAGTTTGAATCCTACAAAGCTGTCCTGGAAGGAATGGGCGGAAAACCGGTTGTAGTCCGTACGCTTGATATTGGCGGGGATAAAGAGCTTCCTTATCTAAATCTTCCTAAGGAAATGAACCCATTCCTGGGCTTCAGGGCGATTCGCCTATGTCTGGAAGAACAGGATATGTTCAGGACACAATTAAGGGCTTTGTTAAGAGCAAGCACTTATGGAAACCTGAAAATCATGTTCCCTATGATTGCAACTCTCGATGAATTCCGTCAGGGCAAAGCAATCCTTGAAGAAGAAAAACAAAAGCTTATAAGCGAAGGCTCACAGGTTGCTGACAACATTGAAATTGGTATTATGGTTGAAATTCCTTCAACTGCTGTTATGGCTGAGCAATTTGCTAAAGAAGTTGATTTCTTCAGCGTAGGCACAAACGATTTAATTCAGTACACAATGGCTGCAGACCGAATGAATGAGCGTGTTTCTTATCTTTACCAGCCGTATAATCCTGCAATCTTGCGTTTAGTTAAAATGGTTATTGACGCAGCACACAAGGAAGGAAAGTGGGCAGGCATGTGCGGTGAAATGGCTGGGGATGAAACTGCAATTCCATTGCTGCTGGGATTAGGACTTGATGAGTTCTCCATGAGCGCTACGTCGATCCTTAAAGCTCGTTCTCAAATCAGTCACCTAAACAAAAAAGACATGGAAGCACTGGCTGAAAAAGCGCTTCATATGAATACAGCAGAAGAAGTAGTCCAAGCTGTAAAAGAAGCAGCGAAACTGTAA